The following proteins come from a genomic window of Myroides odoratus DSM 2801:
- a CDS encoding LysR family transcriptional regulator gives MTITQLLYALAVAEHKNFTLAAEKSFVTQPTLSMQIQKLEDELGVQIFDRTTKPIQLTAIGAVIIEQAHKIVNESNRIKDIIDQEKGFIGGEFKLGIIPTVTPTLLPMFIKSFVGKYPKVHLIIEEYTTEEIITRLRGGYLDAAIVATPLELEDIREKVLYYEPFVGYIPQHFQQEFDGKLTTDQLDLKKLLLLQDGHCFRDGIINICKNKSADTDRPFSLESGSFETLIQLSKEGLGYTLLPYLHTLQLNTEDQRNLMQFASPQPAREISLIHTTNDLKLQIIQALHETILGIIRGAIAFQDVKIISPKKK, from the coding sequence ATGACTATCACGCAATTACTATACGCCTTGGCTGTTGCAGAGCACAAAAATTTTACACTCGCAGCAGAAAAATCGTTTGTAACTCAACCTACTTTGAGCATGCAAATTCAAAAATTAGAAGACGAATTAGGTGTTCAAATTTTTGATCGCACAACCAAACCTATTCAATTGACTGCCATTGGAGCTGTTATCATTGAACAAGCGCATAAAATAGTCAATGAATCGAATCGAATTAAAGATATTATTGATCAAGAAAAAGGATTCATCGGAGGGGAATTTAAACTGGGAATTATTCCCACAGTTACTCCTACTTTACTCCCGATGTTTATTAAATCCTTTGTAGGAAAATATCCCAAAGTACATTTGATTATTGAGGAATATACAACAGAAGAAATTATCACTCGACTACGCGGCGGGTATCTCGATGCTGCTATTGTAGCAACGCCTTTGGAATTAGAAGATATTCGTGAAAAAGTACTCTATTACGAACCTTTTGTCGGTTATATTCCCCAACATTTCCAACAGGAATTCGATGGTAAACTCACAACAGATCAACTGGATTTAAAGAAGCTTTTATTACTTCAAGATGGCCATTGTTTTAGAGATGGCATCATTAATATCTGTAAGAATAAAAGTGCGGATACGGATCGTCCCTTTTCCTTAGAAAGTGGAAGTTTCGAAACGTTAATCCAATTATCTAAAGAAGGGTTAGGCTATACACTTTTACCGTATTTACACACCTTGCAGCTCAATACAGAAGATCAACGTAATTTGATGCAGTTTGCCTCTCCGCAACCCGCTAGAGAGATTAGTTTGATTCACACAACAAATGATCTAAAGCTTCAAATTATTCAAGCGTTACATGAGACTATATTGGGAATTATTCGCGGCGCAATTGCATTTCAAGATGTGAAAATTATTAGCCCAAAGAAGAAATAA
- a CDS encoding response regulator transcription factor codes for METTNNKKILLVEDDPNFGAILKDYLAINDFEVTLAKNGMEGFEKFKRDTFDLCILDVMMPYKDGFTLAKEIRDKNKEVPIIFLTAKSMKEDVLRGYKVGADDYLNKPFDSEVLLMKIKAIIHRKTSEVKTDNTKFEFQIGKFHLNSKLRFLTFQDQEPIKLSPKENELLKLLAIYENDLMPREVALTKIWRDDNYFTSRSMDVYIAKLRKYLKLDEAVEILNIHGEGFRLVVKGEGEE; via the coding sequence ATGGAAACAACAAACAACAAAAAGATTTTATTAGTAGAGGACGATCCAAACTTTGGAGCGATCTTGAAAGATTATTTAGCGATTAACGACTTTGAAGTTACGTTAGCTAAAAACGGAATGGAAGGTTTTGAAAAGTTTAAACGCGATACTTTTGACCTTTGTATTCTTGACGTCATGATGCCTTATAAAGACGGGTTTACTTTAGCCAAAGAAATTCGCGATAAAAACAAGGAAGTGCCTATTATTTTCTTAACTGCAAAATCAATGAAAGAGGATGTATTAAGAGGGTATAAAGTAGGAGCGGATGATTATTTAAATAAACCTTTTGATTCAGAGGTATTATTGATGAAAATCAAAGCGATTATTCACAGAAAAACATCTGAAGTTAAAACAGATAACACAAAATTTGAGTTCCAAATTGGTAAATTCCACTTGAACTCTAAATTGAGATTCTTGACGTTCCAAGATCAAGAGCCAATCAAGTTATCCCCAAAAGAAAATGAATTGCTTAAATTATTGGCAATTTATGAAAACGACTTGATGCCAAGAGAAGTTGCTTTAACGAAAATATGGAGAGATGATAACTATTTCACTTCTCGTAGTATGGACGTTTATATTGCAAAATTGAGAAAGTATTTAAAATTAGACGAAGCTGTTGAAATTTTAAATATCCACGGAGAAGGATTCCGTTTGGTAGTAAAAGGGGAAGGAGAAGAGTAA
- a CDS encoding sensor histidine kinase gives MNKLRFRVLVGIMSFSLIGIIIVQLYWIVSSYNNNEEQFKYHVQQVIGNVANAMEQNEAMEFYKMYNDLKDSIGEPPKQSELKEIVFYERNPRTNESIFYSNTLVLEDFNLRSSFFDKRADSTNIKSFVARRKTEIHKGSSFDRGGDNLHQNYPDEVIEKSGNLDVLDKAQFEIYFKDIVALKRVDERISKEKLDQLLENELHQYGVNAKYEFGVYNKGLATKIKSDDFEYSEGSTYGVPILKNNDGKSKYHLYVTFPEKSKYLFSSLIGITFLSILFTVVIIAAYLNAINQLIKQKQISEMKTDFINNMTHEFKTPIATINLALDAIKNPKVIGNPEMVERYLNMIREENKRMHAQVENVLRISKLEKKEFESDKEAVDIHEIIESAVDHVGLIIQDRGGEINLHLDARRSDILGNDFHLTSVMVNMLDNAIKYSKERPIIDVYTENIKDFILIKVVDQGVGMSKNAQKRIFDKFYREHTGDLHDVKGHGLGLAYVQQIVEDHNAQVYVESEKGKGSTFIIKMPLIN, from the coding sequence ATGAATAAATTACGATTTAGAGTACTTGTCGGTATAATGAGTTTTTCATTGATTGGAATCATCATCGTACAATTATATTGGATTGTCAGTTCGTATAACAACAATGAGGAACAATTCAAGTACCATGTTCAACAGGTTATTGGAAATGTAGCAAATGCAATGGAACAAAATGAAGCCATGGAGTTCTACAAAATGTACAATGACTTGAAGGATAGTATTGGCGAACCGCCAAAACAAAGTGAATTAAAAGAGATCGTTTTTTATGAGCGCAATCCAAGAACAAATGAGTCGATATTTTACTCAAACACATTGGTTCTTGAAGATTTTAATTTGCGAAGCTCGTTCTTTGATAAAAGAGCCGATAGCACCAATATTAAAAGTTTTGTTGCTAGGCGAAAAACCGAAATCCACAAAGGAAGTTCCTTTGATAGAGGAGGGGATAATTTACACCAAAACTATCCAGATGAGGTAATTGAGAAATCAGGAAACCTCGATGTGTTAGATAAAGCGCAATTTGAAATATATTTCAAAGATATTGTTGCACTAAAACGAGTAGATGAGCGAATCTCAAAAGAAAAGCTAGATCAATTGCTCGAAAATGAATTGCATCAATATGGAGTAAATGCCAAATACGAATTTGGGGTGTATAATAAAGGATTGGCAACGAAGATTAAGTCAGATGACTTCGAATACAGCGAGGGATCGACGTATGGAGTGCCAATTTTAAAGAATAATGATGGAAAAAGTAAGTATCATTTGTATGTTACGTTCCCAGAAAAAAGTAAATATTTATTTTCTTCTTTAATTGGGATTACATTTTTGTCTATCTTGTTTACAGTTGTGATTATTGCAGCTTATTTGAATGCGATCAATCAGTTGATTAAACAGAAGCAGATTTCAGAAATGAAAACAGACTTCATCAACAATATGACGCATGAGTTTAAGACGCCTATTGCAACGATTAACCTAGCGTTGGATGCCATTAAGAATCCAAAGGTGATAGGAAATCCCGAGATGGTTGAGCGGTACCTCAATATGATTCGGGAGGAAAACAAACGCATGCATGCACAAGTGGAAAACGTGCTTCGAATTTCAAAACTCGAAAAGAAAGAATTTGAGTCAGATAAAGAAGCAGTTGATATTCATGAGATCATTGAATCTGCCGTTGACCATGTTGGTTTAATTATCCAGGATAGAGGAGGAGAAATCAACCTACATCTTGATGCAAGAAGATCGGATATTTTAGGAAACGATTTTCACCTGACAAGTGTCATGGTTAACATGCTAGACAACGCAATTAAATACTCGAAAGAAAGACCTATTATCGATGTATATACAGAGAATATCAAAGATTTTATTTTGATAAAAGTAGTCGATCAAGGGGTAGGAATGAGTAAAAATGCACAAAAGAGAATTTTTGATAAATTCTATCGTGAACATACAGGAGACTTGCACGATGTGAAAGGACACGGATTAGGCCTGGCTTACGTTCAGCAGATCGTAGAAGATCACAACGCACAGGTATATGTTGAAAGTGAGAAAGGAAAAGGAAGTACGTTCATTATTAAAATGCCATTAATAAATTAA
- the coaE gene encoding dephospho-CoA kinase (Dephospho-CoA kinase (CoaE) performs the final step in coenzyme A biosynthesis.), which translates to MSIIVGLTGGIGSGKTTVAKLFQKHGVPIYIADERARLLMERPDVVEAVQQIFTTSVINENGLLDRAKIKQLVFDNKTLLEQLNQVVHPRVKKDFEDWLEEHKDSPFVIKESAILFESGLETSCDLVILVVAPEEVRIERVMARDGVSKDQVLKIIDNQMKDEEKVGRSQYIIENNNKKTVESDIIAIIRDINLKNHLI; encoded by the coding sequence ATGAGTATTATTGTAGGTTTAACAGGTGGTATAGGCAGTGGAAAAACAACCGTTGCTAAATTGTTTCAAAAGCATGGTGTTCCCATTTATATTGCAGATGAACGGGCACGATTGCTAATGGAACGCCCAGATGTAGTGGAGGCCGTACAACAAATATTTACAACCTCCGTTATTAATGAAAATGGATTATTAGATCGCGCTAAAATCAAGCAATTGGTTTTTGATAATAAAACACTGTTGGAGCAACTGAATCAGGTTGTACACCCTCGCGTTAAAAAAGATTTCGAAGATTGGCTGGAAGAACATAAAGACAGCCCTTTTGTTATCAAGGAAAGCGCCATATTGTTTGAGAGCGGTTTGGAAACAAGTTGTGACTTAGTTATTCTAGTTGTTGCACCTGAGGAGGTTAGAATTGAAAGAGTTATGGCACGTGATGGAGTTTCAAAAGACCAAGTACTAAAAATTATTGATAATCAAATGAAAGACGAGGAAAAGGTAGGAAGAAGTCAGTATATAATTGAAAATAATAACAAAAAAACAGTTGAAAGTGATATTATTGCGATAATACGTGATATTAATTTAAAAAATCATTTAATTTAA
- a CDS encoding glycosyltransferase codes for MYYSFIIPVYNRPDETDELLASLTKQTFQGNFEVVIVEDGSAVDSRAIVEKYQDQLDISYYYKSNSGPGDSRNYGMRKAKGEYYIILDSDCIIPEEYLCVVDQYLQEKYVDCFGGPDRALPSFTEVQKAINFAMTSFLTTGGIRGGSERLSKFQPRSFNMGISKKAFLASGGFGKIHPGEDPDLTIRLWNLGFQSELFPEAYVYHKRRIDWKKFFVQVNKFGKARPILNQRYPAYAKMTYWFPSLFIGGLAVSLLFLLVGFYSLFSIYLFYFFFVFVISLVKEKSFKVSILSICAVFVQFYGYGTGFVKSNYILYILRRKPEEGMPEMFFK; via the coding sequence ATGTATTACTCATTTATTATTCCTGTTTACAATCGACCCGATGAAACAGATGAATTGTTGGCTAGTTTAACCAAGCAAACTTTTCAAGGCAACTTTGAGGTGGTAATTGTAGAAGATGGATCAGCTGTTGATTCAAGAGCTATCGTGGAAAAATACCAAGATCAACTTGATATATCGTATTATTATAAAAGTAATTCAGGTCCTGGAGATTCTAGAAATTACGGCATGCGAAAAGCAAAAGGAGAGTATTACATTATTTTAGATTCGGATTGTATCATACCGGAAGAGTATTTGTGTGTGGTTGATCAGTACTTACAAGAAAAATACGTCGATTGTTTCGGAGGACCTGATCGCGCATTGCCTAGTTTTACAGAAGTGCAGAAGGCCATCAATTTTGCCATGACTTCATTTTTGACTACTGGAGGAATACGCGGAGGATCGGAACGACTTAGTAAATTTCAACCCCGTAGTTTTAATATGGGAATCTCTAAAAAAGCCTTTTTAGCATCTGGGGGATTTGGTAAAATTCACCCGGGTGAAGATCCAGATCTTACGATTCGACTTTGGAATTTAGGATTCCAATCGGAGCTTTTTCCCGAAGCGTATGTATATCACAAAAGGCGAATTGATTGGAAGAAATTTTTTGTACAAGTCAATAAATTTGGAAAAGCAAGACCGATTCTCAATCAACGATATCCAGCATATGCCAAAATGACGTATTGGTTTCCGAGTCTTTTTATCGGAGGGCTTGCAGTAAGTCTTTTGTTCCTGTTGGTCGGGTTTTATTCGCTTTTTTCTATTTATTTGTTCTATTTTTTCTTTGTTTTTGTGATATCTTTGGTGAAAGAAAAGAGTTTTAAGGTGTCTATTTTGTCAATTTGTGCTGTTTTTGTACAATTTTATGGATATGGTACGGGTTTTGTTAAATCAAACTATATCTTATATATTTTAAGACGCAAACCCGAAGAAGGGATGCCTGAAATGTTTTTCAAATAA
- the porX gene encoding T9SS response regulator signal transducer PorX encodes MNAINILWVDDEIDLLKPHILFLEKKNYAVTTATNGADAIELVNQHHFDIVFLDENMPGLTGLETLNEIKSIKNSLPVVMITKSEEEYIMEEAIGAKIADYLIKPVNPNQILLCLKKNLDDSRIVSEKSSLSYQKEFRNIAMDLMAINTYEDWISLYRKLLFWESKLEDIEDQNLINILEGQKSEANSLFGKFIEKKYETWINSTSDRPTFSHEIFKKWVVPELKKENNKVLFLVIDNMRYDQWRSFEPIVSNYYKIETEHTFFSILPTTTQYARNAIFSGLTPLQMEQMHPSWWKNDTDDGGKNLHENDFLQAQLQRLRLTIPNEYFKIVGQKDGRKLVDNFNAIKHNQLITIVYNFVDMLSHAKTEMEVIKELASNDKAYRSLTTSWFKNSSLLDVIQQAQQAGFKLIITTDHGTINCNTPSKVIGDKNTSLNLRYKTGKSLTFEKKDVYMVKDPKKIQLPAINLSSSFIFAKNDCFLAYQNNYNHYVSYFRNTYQHGGISLEEMIVPFIILNPK; translated from the coding sequence ATGAATGCAATTAATATACTCTGGGTTGATGATGAAATTGATCTATTAAAACCGCATATTCTCTTTTTAGAAAAAAAAAATTACGCTGTTACAACTGCCACCAATGGAGCTGATGCGATTGAACTCGTCAATCAGCATCATTTCGACATTGTCTTTCTTGATGAAAACATGCCGGGTTTAACGGGGTTAGAAACCTTAAACGAAATCAAAAGTATCAAAAATAGTCTTCCTGTTGTGATGATCACAAAAAGCGAGGAAGAATACATCATGGAAGAAGCTATTGGTGCTAAAATTGCGGATTATCTCATTAAGCCTGTCAACCCCAATCAGATTCTTTTATGTTTAAAAAAGAACCTAGACGATTCTCGAATTGTCTCTGAAAAATCATCTTTAAGTTATCAAAAGGAATTTCGCAATATTGCGATGGATTTAATGGCTATCAATACGTATGAAGACTGGATTTCACTTTATCGCAAGCTATTGTTTTGGGAAAGTAAACTCGAAGATATTGAGGATCAGAATCTAATCAATATCTTAGAAGGTCAGAAAAGTGAAGCCAATAGTCTATTTGGTAAATTTATTGAAAAGAAATACGAAACGTGGATCAATTCTACTTCCGATCGTCCTACTTTTTCACATGAGATTTTCAAGAAATGGGTGGTTCCTGAACTAAAAAAAGAGAACAATAAAGTTTTATTCCTCGTTATAGATAACATGAGATATGACCAATGGCGCTCTTTTGAACCCATTGTATCAAATTATTATAAGATCGAAACGGAACATACCTTTTTCTCTATTTTACCCACAACAACGCAATATGCTAGAAATGCCATTTTTTCTGGATTAACACCTTTACAAATGGAGCAAATGCATCCAAGTTGGTGGAAAAACGATACAGATGACGGCGGAAAAAACTTACATGAGAATGACTTTTTACAAGCGCAATTACAGCGCTTGCGCCTGACTATTCCCAATGAGTATTTTAAGATTGTCGGGCAAAAAGATGGCCGTAAATTAGTCGATAATTTCAATGCAATTAAACACAATCAACTCATTACGATTGTCTATAATTTTGTTGATATGCTTTCGCATGCTAAAACAGAAATGGAAGTCATTAAAGAGCTAGCATCCAATGACAAAGCATATCGTTCACTGACGACTAGTTGGTTTAAAAACTCTAGCTTACTCGATGTTATTCAACAAGCTCAACAGGCAGGATTTAAACTTATTATCACTACGGATCACGGCACCATCAATTGCAATACGCCTTCTAAGGTTATAGGCGATAAGAATACGAGTTTAAATCTTCGTTATAAAACTGGGAAGAGCTTAACGTTCGAAAAGAAAGATGTCTATATGGTGAAAGATCCAAAAAAGATTCAGCTGCCCGCTATAAATCTAAGTAGTTCCTTTATTTTTGCAAAGAATGATTGTTTCTTGGCGTATCAAAATAATTACAACCATTATGTATCTTATTTTAGAAATACCTATCAACATGGAGGTATCTCGCTAGAAGAAATGATTGTTCCTTTTATCATATTAAATCCTAAATAA
- the tsaE gene encoding tRNA (adenosine(37)-N6)-threonylcarbamoyltransferase complex ATPase subunit type 1 TsaE gives MEFTYQLEEIDSIAAQVLPLLTHKIVLFQAPMGAGKTTFIKALAKQLGITEMTSSPTFSIVNAYKIPDSTASLYHFDLYRLEEEEEAYDFGFEEYLYSGDWCFIEWPDKTPNLIPDNHCTIEIAILDTLKRKLTLTNA, from the coding sequence ATGGAATTCACTTATCAACTAGAAGAAATTGATAGCATTGCGGCTCAAGTATTACCTTTATTAACCCATAAAATTGTATTATTTCAGGCTCCGATGGGAGCTGGAAAAACTACTTTTATTAAGGCTTTAGCGAAGCAATTGGGTATTACCGAAATGACGAGTAGCCCAACTTTCTCTATCGTCAATGCCTATAAAATTCCAGATTCTACTGCTTCTTTATACCACTTCGATTTGTATCGTTTAGAGGAAGAAGAAGAGGCGTATGACTTTGGATTCGAGGAATATCTATATAGTGGAGATTGGTGTTTTATTGAATGGCCAGACAAAACGCCCAATTTAATTCCAGACAATCACTGCACAATAGAAATCGCTATCTTAGATACGCTAAAAAGAAAATTAACGCTTACGAATGCTTAA
- a CDS encoding alanine dehydrogenase: MSKMYPFSKKTLMPQEECLLVEPRKGELFIGVPKENFKVEKRICITPEAVQTLHAYGHRVLIEKGAGEASSYSDLEYSKAGAEITTDPKKVFGCPIVVKVVPPTLEEIKLMTPHSVLWSTIQLKTLDPAYFKALAKKKISAIGFEFIQDKHGSFPATSILSEIAGIASIQIASELMTTTNNGKGLLMGNITGVVPTEVVILGAGIVAEYAAKTAISMGANVRIFDNSIQKLRRLQNNLPFPVSTSTIQDKILLKALMRCDVVIGAIRGKNRSPIVVTQTMVESMKKDAVIIDVAIDNGGCFETSELTTHEHPIKRKFEVIHYGVPNITSRYCKTASMAVSNVITPFLLDFADNGSLEGTVFTDNVLKSGIYTYKGLITNKVVADWFNLDYKDIRLFAF; the protein is encoded by the coding sequence ATGTCCAAAATGTATCCTTTTTCTAAAAAAACCTTGATGCCTCAAGAGGAGTGCTTGCTTGTAGAGCCACGCAAAGGAGAATTGTTCATTGGCGTGCCTAAAGAAAACTTCAAGGTTGAAAAGAGAATTTGCATCACCCCTGAGGCTGTGCAAACCCTACATGCCTATGGACATCGCGTATTAATTGAAAAAGGAGCTGGAGAGGCTTCTAGTTATAGTGATTTAGAATACAGCAAAGCAGGGGCTGAAATTACAACAGATCCCAAAAAAGTATTTGGCTGCCCTATTGTAGTGAAAGTAGTTCCTCCTACCTTGGAGGAAATTAAGCTCATGACACCACATAGTGTATTGTGGTCCACCATCCAATTAAAGACATTAGATCCTGCTTACTTTAAAGCTTTAGCGAAGAAGAAAATCTCCGCAATTGGCTTTGAATTCATTCAAGATAAACACGGTTCTTTTCCTGCCACTAGTATTTTAAGTGAAATTGCGGGAATAGCATCCATCCAAATTGCCTCTGAATTAATGACAACAACCAACAATGGAAAAGGGTTATTAATGGGAAATATCACAGGAGTTGTTCCTACAGAAGTTGTAATTTTAGGTGCGGGAATTGTAGCGGAATATGCTGCTAAAACGGCCATCAGTATGGGAGCAAACGTTCGTATTTTTGACAATTCCATCCAAAAATTAAGACGTTTACAAAACAACCTTCCCTTTCCTGTTTCTACGTCTACAATTCAAGATAAAATTCTTTTGAAAGCGCTAATGCGATGTGATGTTGTTATTGGTGCTATTCGCGGTAAAAATCGATCGCCGATTGTCGTGACGCAAACCATGGTAGAAAGCATGAAAAAAGATGCCGTAATCATTGATGTGGCAATTGACAATGGCGGATGCTTTGAAACGTCTGAATTAACGACACATGAACATCCGATCAAACGAAAATTTGAAGTCATTCATTATGGCGTTCCCAATATTACTTCACGTTATTGCAAAACCGCTTCTATGGCAGTTAGCAATGTCATTACTCCTTTTTTATTAGATTTTGCTGACAATGGTAGCCTAGAAGGTACCGTATTCACAGATAATGTCTTAAAATCTGGTATCTATACATATAAAGGGTTAATCACAAATAAGGTGGTTGCAGATTGGTTCAATTTAGATTACAAAGACATTCGACTTTTTGCGTTCTAA
- a CDS encoding DUF4258 domain-containing protein — MSFIQRLAYYLFGLLIGCMFLFYFFGEKKTEFCYLPNCRVLKDLRSKPVQYSSDAEFKLKEGWVVEDDIRKSLQYGKVDFDQSNVDFEKGKLYVISGRNANNDPITIKIVNYSDKIKLLDITKP, encoded by the coding sequence ATGAGTTTTATACAAAGACTTGCGTATTATTTGTTTGGTCTATTAATCGGCTGCATGTTTTTATTTTACTTTTTTGGAGAAAAGAAAACAGAGTTTTGCTATTTACCAAATTGTAGAGTGTTGAAAGACTTGAGAAGCAAGCCTGTTCAATATAGTTCAGACGCAGAATTTAAATTAAAAGAAGGTTGGGTTGTAGAAGATGATATTCGAAAATCGCTACAATATGGCAAGGTAGACTTTGATCAAAGTAATGTTGATTTTGAAAAGGGTAAGCTTTATGTCATCAGTGGTCGTAATGCCAACAATGACCCAATTACAATTAAGATTGTCAATTACAGTGATAAGATCAAACTTTTAGATATAACAAAGCCCTAA
- a CDS encoding helix-turn-helix domain-containing protein, which yields MKLYVKNMVCHRCILAVEQILQGMNHTAVAIHLGEVELQEQLTETEVQQLSQKLEEIGFELLNDKERQLVTQIKSLLIGLLQSDQLALETPLSAYLSAQLNKDYLYLTQLFSQIESTTIEQYFIHLKIEKVKELLIHDELTLKEIAFQLNYSSVAHLSTQFKKITGMTPTAFKQVTPSHRIQIDPV from the coding sequence ATGAAATTATATGTGAAAAATATGGTTTGTCATCGTTGTATATTAGCCGTAGAGCAAATTTTACAGGGAATGAACCATACAGCTGTTGCCATTCATTTAGGAGAAGTAGAACTACAAGAGCAATTGACTGAGACAGAAGTACAACAGTTGAGTCAAAAATTAGAAGAAATTGGATTTGAGCTACTCAATGACAAAGAACGTCAGTTGGTTACTCAAATTAAATCCTTGTTGATTGGGTTATTGCAATCGGATCAATTGGCATTAGAAACTCCTTTATCCGCCTATTTATCTGCGCAATTAAATAAAGATTACTTGTATTTGACACAGCTTTTCTCTCAAATTGAATCAACGACGATTGAACAATACTTTATTCATCTCAAGATTGAAAAAGTAAAAGAATTACTCATCCATGATGAGTTAACCCTGAAAGAAATTGCCTTTCAATTAAACTACAGCAGTGTAGCACATTTGAGTACACAGTTTAAAAAGATAACGGGTATGACACCTACAGCATTTAAGCAAGTTACTCCATCTCATCGAATACAAATAGATCCAGTATAA
- a CDS encoding DUF2199 domain-containing protein codes for MKYTCENCGQEHEDWPALVYPTPLSYAQLTEEEKEDAEVTSDFCAIINPEHTYYFIRVVLIQTVADACQDLDYGVWVSLSETSFKEYYENFENKSFKTTYFGWLNNHIAPYSFTTCMEVGVNVEVDNERGRPFIYLHQKENNDLVRDIYSGISLEEATNRIQAALGQ; via the coding sequence ATGAAGTATACGTGTGAAAATTGTGGACAAGAACATGAAGATTGGCCTGCATTAGTCTATCCAACGCCTTTGAGTTATGCACAATTGACAGAAGAAGAAAAAGAAGATGCGGAAGTAACCAGCGATTTTTGTGCCATTATTAACCCAGAACATACGTACTATTTTATTCGCGTTGTCCTGATTCAAACAGTAGCAGATGCATGTCAAGATTTGGACTATGGTGTTTGGGTTTCGCTCAGTGAAACAAGTTTCAAAGAATATTACGAAAACTTTGAAAATAAATCATTTAAAACGACCTATTTTGGATGGCTCAATAACCATATTGCTCCCTATTCATTTACAACTTGTATGGAAGTTGGGGTTAATGTCGAAGTAGATAATGAAAGAGGTCGTCCGTTTATTTACCTGCATCAAAAGGAAAATAATGATCTCGTTCGCGATATATACAGTGGAATTAGCCTAGAGGAAGCAACCAATCGAATTCAGGCTGCTCTAGGGCAGTAA